A part of Miscanthus floridulus cultivar M001 chromosome 6, ASM1932011v1, whole genome shotgun sequence genomic DNA contains:
- the LOC136459043 gene encoding interactor of constitutive active ROPs 4-like, giving the protein MPRSRGNEPPPPPRASQRAPLHLKTTVDANGTHHRPVSERSSPKVGDRHSPRSPLPEKKRAAGTRVAELEAKLGKVQDELKKLREQLASAEAAKKDAQVALEEAKKRVGTKGSPASTATTTTSPLSPPSAGVESAKKTEKLKAPQPAAEEDSSINAPATDVFEVVRAESGDKENQSAAEDCEVVSCGEKAALSEKEEVEEEETKKMIGEDNNSAAAVETDGAEKESPEVVELKAKLAEKDTEIAALAAENAELKKQAAEAAEAAKKAKEDAASKAAQAEHDLKEGAAREAWTGEQLRASEAAREALDGELRRLRVQTEQWRKAAEAAAAVLGGDNHLTGLAGNGNGWGSPATMPDDGDDEGFGGKRKGAGIRVLGDLWKKKGSK; this is encoded by the exons ATGCCGAGATCCAG GGGcaacgagccgccgccgccgccgcgggcgtcGCAGCGCGCGCCGCTGCACCTCAAGACGACGGTCGACGCGAATGGTACGCACCACCGCCCCGTCTCCGAACGGAGCAGCCCCAAGGTCGGGGACCGGCACTCGCCGCGCAGCCCTCTGCCCGAG AAGAAGCGTGCGGCCGGAACGCGCGTGGCGGAGCTGGAGGCGAAGCTGGGAAAAGTGCAGGACGAGCTCAAGAAGCTGAGGGAGCAGCTCGCGTCCGCTGAGGCCGCCAAGAAGGACGCGCAGGTCGCGCTCGAGGAGGCCAAGAAGCGCGTCGGTACCAAGGGAAGCccggcctccaccgccaccaccaccacctctcctctctctcccccttcGGCGGGGGTCGAAAGCGCGAAGAAGACCGAGAAGCTGAAGGCGCCTCAGCCAGCGGCCGAGGAGGACAGCAGCATCAACGCGCCGGCGACCGATGTGTTCGAGGTCGTCCGAGCCGAGTCGGGGGACAAGGAGAACCAGAGCGCGGCTGAGGACTGCGAGGTTGTGAGCTGCGGCGAGAAGGCGGCGCTGTCCGagaaggaggaggtggaggaagaGGAGACCAAGAAAATGATCGGGGAGGACAACAACAGCGCGGCGGCGGTGGAAACCGACGGCGCCGAGAAGGAGAGCCCGGAGGTCGTGGAGCTGAAGGCTAAGCTGGCGGAGAAGGACACGGAGATCGCTGCGCTCGCGGCTGAGAacgctgagctgaagaagcaggccgcggaggccgcggaggcggcgaagaaggccAAAGAGGACGCGGCGTCGAAGGCGGCGCAGGCCGAGCACGATCTGAAGGAGGGCGCGGCGCGGGAGGCCTGGACGGGCGAGCAGCTGAGGGCGTCGGAGGCCGCGCGGGAGGCACTGGACGGCGAGCTGCGGCGCCTGCGCGTGCAGACCGAGCAATGGCGcaaggcggcggaggcggcggccgcgGTGCTCGGCGGGGACAACCACCTCACCGGGCTGGCCGGCAACGGCAACGGCTGGGGCTCCCCCGCCACCATgcccgacgacggcgacgacgagggctTCGGTGGCAAGCGGAAGGGCGCCGGCATCCGGGTGCTCGGCGACCtgtggaagaagaaggggagcAAGTGA
- the LOC136456576 gene encoding uncharacterized protein, giving the protein MSVDELRLELDELRRLEGLAKHPRVQTLLTDAIRNVEAKLAKATEPSPEPLAAASAPAPAARPVLSYVTLGSFSWDQDNEKIKIYVSLEGVEQEKVETTFKPTSVDVKFHDVKGKNYRCAIPKLNKEIVPEKCKVVVKPTKVIITLFKASKGNWLDLHFKEDKFKPSMDKEKDPMSGIMDLMKNMYEEGDEDMKRTIAKAWSDARSGKTTDSLSGLR; this is encoded by the exons ATGTCGGTGGACGAGCTGCGGTTGGAGCTGGACGAGCTGCGGCGGCTGGAGGGCCTCGCCAAGCACCCCCGCGTCCAGACCCTCCTCACCGACGCGATCCGCAACGTTGAAGCAAAG TTGGCGAAGGCAACCGAACCGTCGCCGGAGCCACTGGCGGCGGCTtctgcgcccgcgcccgcggcgcGTCCTGTTTTAAGCTACGTCACGTTGGGGTCGTTCAGCTGGGACCAGGACAACGAGAAGATCAAG ATATATGTTTCCCTTGAGGGAGTCGAGCAAGAGAAGGTGGAGACTACTTTCAAGCCAACATCAGTAGATGTAAAGTTTCATGATGTCAAAGGCAAGAATTATCGGTGTGCTATACCAAAGCTGAACAAGGAAATTGTTCCTGAGAAATGTAAGGTTGTGGTGAAGCCAACAAAGGTTATTATTACCCTTTTCAAGGCTTCTAAAGGCAACTGGTTAGACTTACACTTCAAGGAAGACAAG TTCAAGCCAAGCATGGACAAGGAAAAGGATCCGATGTCAGGAATTATGGACTTAATGAAG AACATgtacgaggaaggcgacgaggataTGAAACGCACAATAGCCAAAGCTTGGTCTGATGCCAGGTCTGGGAAGACGACCGATTCATTGAGTGGATTACGTTGA
- the LOC136456575 gene encoding uncharacterized protein, giving the protein MDFKGFWESRFGGKKEPEQNGHANGEANGSVRKRTSDLAVYEQFEQQARQAQVRAAAIRDGNADVIQKPLLPSFESAEMRNLAETLLRDIIRGSPDVKWESIKGLENAKRLLKEAVVMPIKYPKYFTGLLSPWKGILLFGPPGTGKTMLAKAVATECKTTFFNISASSIVSKWRGDSEKLVKVLFELARHHAPSTIFLDEIDAIISQRGEARSEHEASRRLKTELLIQMDGLTKTNDLVFVLAATNLPWELDAAMLRRLEKRILVPLPEAEARQAMFEELLPATTSKLDVPYDILVEKTEGYSGSDIRLVCKEAAMQPLRRLMSVLEASDELVPEEELPEVGPLKPEDIELALRNTRPSAHLHAHRYKKFNQDYGSQVLCSELA; this is encoded by the exons ATG GATTTCAAGGGGTTCTGGGAGTCCAGATTCGGGGGCAAGAAGGAGCCGGAGCAGAACGGGCACGCCAACGGGGAAGCCAACGGGAGCGTGCGGAAGAGGACCTCCGATTTGGCGGTCTACGAGCAGTTCGAGCAGCAG GCCAGGCAGGCCCAGGTCCGAGCCGCCGCGATTCGCGACGGAAACGCTGATGTCAT CCAGAAGCCCCTTCTACCTTCATTTGAGTCAGCTGAAATGCGTAATCTCGCAGAGACATTGTTGAG GGATATTATTCGCGGGAGCCCAGATGTGAAATGGGAGAGCATCAAAGGACTGGAAAATGCAAAACGCCTTCTAAAAGAGGCTGTTGTCATGCCTATAAAGTACCCAAA ATACTTCACTGGTCTCCTTTCTCCATGGAAAGGCATCTTACTTTTTGGGCCCCCGGGGACAGGAAAG ACAATGCTGGCAAAAGCGGTTGCTACTGAGtgcaaaaccaccttcttcaacATTTCAGCATCGTCAATTGTCAGCAAATGGCGTG GAGATTCAGAGAAGCTTGTCAAAGTTCTGTTTGAGCTTGCTAGGCATCATGCACCATCCACAATATTTCTTGATGAAATAGATGCCATTATCAGCCAGCGTGGTGAAGCTCGTAGTGAGCATGAAGCTAGTCGTCGCTTGAAGACTGAACTACTTATTCAG ATGGATGGTTTGACAAAGACAAACGACTTGGTATTTGTACTTGCAGCTACAAATCTTCCCTGGGAATTGGATGCAGCTATGCTCCGCCGGCTTGAGAAGCGG ATTCTTGTACCGCTTCCTGAAGCTGAAGCAAGGCAAGCAATGTTTGAGGAACTTCTGCCAGCGACTACATCAAAGTTAGATGTTCCGTACGACATACTAGTTGAAAAGACTGAAGGCTACTCTGGTTCAGATATTCGTCTTGTGTGTAAAGAAGCTGCCATGCAACCACTGAGACGTCTCATGTCAGTTCTTGAAGCCAGTGACGAGTTGGTGCCGGAGGAAG AACTGCCTGAGGTTGGTCCTCTGAAACCTGAAGATATTGAACTTGCATTAAGGAACACTAGGCCATCAGCGCATCTCCATGCACATCGCTACAAAAAGTTCAACCAGGACTATGGTAGCCAGGTCCTTTGTTCAGAGTTGGCATGA